From Alphaproteobacteria bacterium, a single genomic window includes:
- a CDS encoding glutamate--tRNA ligase — protein MAVVTRFAPSPTGFLHIGGARTALFNWLFTRHHGGRFLLRIEDTDRKRSTQAAVDAILDGLSWLELDWDGEPVYQASRQARHAEVAQRMLEAGHAYRCYCSPEELEAMRERAKAEKRPMRYDGTWRDRDPSEAPTGVAPVIRLKAPQTGETVIDDRVQGRVTVQNAELDDMVLLRADGTPTYMLSVVVDDHDMGVTHVIRGDDHLNNAFRQAQVFKAMDWELPVFAHIPLIHGQDGAKLSKRHGALGVDAYRDMGFLPEAVRNYLLRLGWGHGDDEIISTAQAVEWFDLDGVGRSASRFDMAKLTNLNGHYLRQTDDARLVALTVERLEREPGLTVSATGRDRLLAGMAGLKERAKDLNELAENSAFYVRDGAQPLNDKAAKLLEGDGRAHLAALARSLADLEPWDEAALEGAVRAQAEAGGVKLGKVAQPLRAALTGSNASPGLFEVMRILGREETLARLAGQA, from the coding sequence ATGGCTGTCGTGACCCGCTTCGCCCCGTCGCCGACGGGTTTTCTCCACATCGGCGGCGCGCGCACCGCGCTGTTCAACTGGCTGTTCACCCGCCATCACGGCGGTCGCTTCCTGCTGCGGATCGAGGACACCGACCGCAAGCGCTCGACCCAGGCCGCGGTGGACGCGATCCTGGACGGGCTGTCCTGGCTGGAACTGGATTGGGACGGCGAGCCGGTCTACCAGGCCTCGCGCCAGGCCCGGCATGCGGAGGTTGCCCAGCGGATGCTGGAAGCCGGCCACGCCTATCGCTGCTATTGCTCGCCGGAGGAATTGGAGGCGATGCGCGAGCGCGCCAAGGCGGAAAAGCGGCCGATGCGCTATGACGGCACCTGGCGCGACCGCGACCCGTCGGAGGCTCCCACCGGTGTCGCCCCGGTCATCCGCCTGAAAGCGCCGCAGACCGGCGAGACGGTGATCGACGACCGGGTGCAGGGCCGGGTCACGGTGCAGAACGCCGAACTCGACGACATGGTGCTGCTGCGCGCCGACGGCACGCCCACCTACATGCTGAGCGTTGTCGTCGACGACCACGACATGGGCGTGACCCATGTGATCCGTGGCGACGACCATCTGAACAACGCCTTCCGCCAGGCCCAGGTGTTCAAGGCCATGGATTGGGAGTTGCCGGTGTTCGCCCACATTCCCCTGATCCACGGCCAGGACGGCGCCAAACTGTCGAAACGGCACGGCGCCCTGGGCGTCGATGCCTATCGCGACATGGGCTTTTTGCCGGAAGCGGTGCGGAACTATCTGCTGCGGCTCGGCTGGGGCCATGGCGACGACGAGATCATCTCGACCGCGCAGGCGGTGGAATGGTTCGACCTGGACGGTGTCGGCCGCTCGGCCTCGCGCTTCGACATGGCGAAGCTCACCAACCTGAACGGCCATTACCTGCGCCAGACCGACGACGCCCGGCTGGTCGCCCTGACGGTCGAGCGGCTGGAACGCGAACCGGGCCTGACCGTGAGCGCCACCGGCCGCGACCGCCTGCTGGCGGGCATGGCCGGCCTGAAGGAGCGGGCCAAGGACCTGAACGAACTGGCCGAGAACAGCGCCTTCTATGTGCGCGACGGTGCCCAGCCGCTGAACGACAAGGCGGCGAAATTGCTGGAGGGCGACGGCCGCGCCCATCTGGCGGCGCTGGCCCGATCCCTGGCCGACCTGGAGCCCTGGGACGAGGCGGCGCTGGAAGGCGCCGTGCGGGCGCAGGCGGAGGCGGGCGGCGTCAAGCTCGGCAAGGTGGCCCAGCCGCTGCGGGCGGCGCTGACCGGCTCGAACGCCTCGCCGGGCCTCTTTGAAGTCATGCGGATTTTGGGCCGGGAGGAGACGCTGGCACGCCTTGCCGGCCAAGCCTAA
- a CDS encoding citrate synthase has translation MSETGSNHTVTITDGQTGKSSTMPVLYGTAGAPVIDIRSLYKDMGYFTFDPGYTATGSCQSKVTYIDGDNGVLMYRGYPIEQLAEKSNYVEVCYLLMNGELPTKDQYDDFEFTISRHTMLHDQMQSFYRGFRRDAHPMAVMCAVVGAMSAFYHDSTDINDPRHRMIASHRLIAKMPTIAAWAYKYSIGQPFMYPQNDLGYAANFLHMCHAVPAEPYKVNPVVAKALDLIFILHADHEQNAGTSTVRLAGSTGANPFACIAAGCAALWGPSHGGANEEVLKMLTEIGTKDNVPAMVKKAKDPDDPFRLFGFGHRVYKNYDPRAAVIQKAAHELMAELGVNDPLMEVAMELERIALEDEYFIKRRLYPNVDFYSGFMLKAMGFPVSMFTALFAIGRTVGWISQWNELIEDPTQKINRPRQLYTGAPQRDYVAIANR, from the coding sequence ATGTCGGAAACCGGATCCAATCACACGGTCACCATCACCGACGGCCAGACCGGCAAATCGTCCACCATGCCGGTCCTGTATGGAACGGCCGGCGCTCCGGTGATCGATATCCGCTCGCTGTACAAAGACATGGGCTATTTCACCTTCGACCCGGGCTACACCGCCACCGGTTCCTGCCAGTCGAAGGTCACCTATATCGATGGCGACAACGGCGTCCTGATGTACCGCGGCTATCCGATCGAGCAGTTGGCGGAGAAGTCCAACTATGTCGAGGTCTGCTATCTGCTGATGAACGGCGAGCTGCCGACCAAAGACCAGTACGACGATTTCGAATTCACCATTTCCCGCCACACCATGCTGCACGACCAGATGCAGAGCTTCTATCGCGGCTTCCGCCGCGACGCGCACCCGATGGCGGTGATGTGCGCGGTGGTGGGCGCCATGTCGGCCTTCTATCACGACTCCACCGACATCAACGATCCGCGCCACCGCATGATCGCCAGCCACCGGCTGATCGCGAAAATGCCGACGATCGCGGCCTGGGCCTACAAATATTCCATCGGCCAGCCGTTCATGTACCCGCAGAACGACCTGGGCTATGCCGCCAACTTCCTGCACATGTGCCACGCGGTGCCGGCGGAGCCCTACAAGGTCAACCCGGTCGTGGCCAAGGCGCTGGACCTGATCTTCATCCTGCACGCCGACCACGAGCAGAACGCCGGCACCTCGACCGTGCGCCTTGCCGGCTCCACCGGCGCCAACCCGTTCGCCTGCATCGCCGCCGGCTGCGCCGCGCTCTGGGGTCCGTCCCATGGCGGTGCGAACGAGGAAGTCCTGAAAATGCTGACCGAGATCGGCACGAAGGACAATGTGCCGGCCATGGTCAAGAAGGCGAAGGACCCGGACGACCCGTTCCGCCTGTTCGGCTTCGGCCACCGGGTCTACAAGAACTACGACCCGCGCGCCGCGGTGATCCAGAAGGCCGCGCACGAGCTGATGGCCGAACTGGGCGTCAACGATCCGCTGATGGAAGTCGCGATGGAGCTGGAGCGGATCGCGCTGGAAGACGAATACTTCATCAAGCGCCGGCTCTATCCGAATGTCGACTTCTATTCCGGCTTCATGCTGAAGGCGATGGGCTTCCCGGTCAGCATGTTCACCGCGCTGTTCGCCATCGGCCGCACCGTCGGCTGGATCAGCCAGTGGAACGAGCTGATCGAGGACCCGACCCAGAAGATCAACCGCCCGCGCCAGCTCTATACCGGCGCGCCGCAGCGGGACTATGTCGCCATCGCCAACCGGTAA
- a CDS encoding ComEC/Rec2 family competence protein translates to MGRISVNSSEAGQRRRAGRLAVRARAGLRALAEAAATTWAAEARRRPLWLAVAFGAGVALYFLLPFEPPALAGLAMVAPAVLLAGFAPKPGLRAAALVVAMLAAGFGAGQWQVLRADAPRLQRGTERFLAEACVDRVTPRSTYTDLSVSDWSPGTPLPQGLKARFRWRNPPPDLRPGSRIRVNARLFPVSGAIYPASYDPRRLAFFDGIGAEGWLGKTTQMAGECHPPGALAEARAWLRGRLLADVPGAAGGILVGVSTGWRGDIAGDDAHAMRNAGLGHLLAISGLHVGLVVGLVLVALRAGLALVPWVALRFPIHKWAAAAGLLAGIGYLAFSGGSVPTQRAMIMLGLVLIALLLDRVELSMRPVAWAAVIVLAAAPDAILTPSFQLSFAAVIGLVAVFETWRRHRRRQGVSDRRLPWAARYVLGVAATTVVATLATMPFAAFHFHRIALLGLFANLIAVPVFAFWVMPALLAGLLLAPLGLETWLWQAAGAGVDLILAVAYALGNAEGAVGRVGVVPVWGIGCAVLGGLWWAIWQERWRWWGVPLVLAGLAAPLTARPPDAIVSRDLLAVSDRQGGYWMRGRGGFVRERWLDETAARERPWPDGREAGAPGVAFACDGRACRLTTPDGTLALVEDPDAAGDCRTATYGIARYKLPGCAWWAGWDETVVLSLREGRAERIGSREPARPWLAP, encoded by the coding sequence ATGGGCCGGATCAGCGTCAATAGCAGCGAGGCAGGCCAGCGCCGGCGGGCGGGGCGGCTGGCCGTGCGGGCCAGGGCCGGCTTGCGGGCGCTGGCCGAAGCCGCGGCGACCACCTGGGCGGCGGAGGCGCGGCGGCGGCCGCTCTGGCTGGCGGTGGCGTTCGGGGCCGGCGTTGCGCTCTATTTCCTGCTGCCGTTCGAGCCGCCGGCGCTGGCCGGCCTGGCGATGGTGGCGCCGGCGGTCCTGCTGGCCGGGTTCGCGCCAAAGCCGGGATTGCGGGCGGCCGCCCTGGTCGTGGCGATGCTGGCGGCGGGTTTCGGCGCCGGGCAGTGGCAGGTGTTGCGAGCCGATGCGCCGCGCCTGCAACGGGGCACCGAGCGGTTTCTGGCCGAGGCCTGTGTCGACCGGGTGACGCCGCGCTCCACTTACACCGACCTGAGCGTTTCCGACTGGTCGCCGGGAACGCCGCTGCCGCAGGGGCTGAAGGCCCGGTTTCGCTGGCGCAATCCGCCGCCGGACCTGCGCCCCGGCAGCCGCATTCGGGTCAACGCCCGGCTGTTTCCGGTGAGCGGCGCAATCTATCCCGCCAGCTACGACCCGCGCCGGCTGGCGTTTTTCGACGGCATCGGCGCCGAGGGCTGGCTCGGCAAGACGACGCAAATGGCCGGCGAATGCCATCCCCCCGGCGCCCTGGCGGAGGCGCGGGCGTGGCTGCGCGGGCGGCTGCTGGCGGACGTGCCGGGGGCGGCCGGGGGTATTCTGGTCGGGGTCAGCACCGGCTGGCGCGGCGACATTGCCGGTGACGACGCCCATGCCATGCGCAATGCGGGGCTCGGCCATTTGCTGGCGATTTCCGGCCTGCATGTGGGCCTGGTCGTGGGCCTGGTGCTGGTGGCGCTGCGGGCCGGCCTTGCCCTGGTTCCGTGGGTCGCGCTGCGCTTTCCGATCCACAAATGGGCCGCTGCGGCCGGGCTGCTGGCCGGCATCGGCTATCTGGCCTTTTCCGGCGGCAGCGTCCCGACCCAGCGGGCGATGATCATGCTGGGCCTGGTGTTGATCGCGCTGCTGCTGGACCGGGTCGAACTCTCCATGCGGCCGGTGGCCTGGGCCGCCGTCATCGTGCTGGCGGCCGCGCCGGACGCGATCCTGACCCCCAGTTTCCAGCTCTCCTTCGCCGCGGTGATCGGGCTGGTGGCGGTGTTCGAAACCTGGCGCCGCCATCGCCGCCGCCAGGGCGTCAGCGACCGGCGGCTGCCCTGGGCGGCGCGCTATGTGCTGGGGGTGGCGGCGACGACGGTGGTGGCGACGCTCGCCACCATGCCATTCGCGGCGTTCCACTTCCACCGCATCGCCCTGCTGGGTCTGTTCGCCAACCTGATCGCCGTGCCGGTGTTCGCCTTCTGGGTGATGCCGGCGCTGCTGGCGGGCCTGTTGCTGGCCCCGCTGGGGCTGGAGACCTGGCTCTGGCAGGCTGCCGGCGCCGGCGTCGACCTGATCCTGGCCGTGGCCTATGCCCTGGGCAATGCGGAGGGGGCCGTCGGCCGCGTCGGCGTGGTGCCGGTCTGGGGCATCGGCTGCGCCGTGCTGGGCGGGCTCTGGTGGGCGATCTGGCAGGAGCGCTGGCGCTGGTGGGGCGTGCCGCTGGTGCTGGCGGGCCTGGCCGCGCCGCTCACCGCCCGGCCGCCGGACGCCATCGTCTCGCGCGACCTGCTGGCGGTGAGCGACCGGCAGGGTGGCTATTGGATGCGCGGGCGCGGCGGTTTCGTGCGCGAGCGCTGGCTCGACGAGACCGCGGCGCGCGAGCGGCCCTGGCCCGACGGGCGGGAGGCGGGCGCGCCGGGCGTCGCCTTTGCCTGCGACGGCCGGGCCTGCCGCCTGACGACGCCGGACGGAACCCTGGCCCTGGTCGAGGATCCGGACGCGGCCGGCGACTGCCGCACCGCCACCTATGGCATCGCGCGCTACAAGCTGCCGGGCTGCGCCTGGTGGGCCGGCTGGGACGAGACGGTGGTGCTGTCCCTGCGCGAGGGCCGTGCCGAGCGCATCGGTTCGCGCGAGCCCGCCCGGCCCTGGTTGGCGCCCTAA